The following proteins are co-located in the Rheinheimera salexigens genome:
- the leuC gene encoding 3-isopropylmalate dehydratase large subunit has protein sequence MANTLFEKIWQQHVVKNLEGDTSLLYIDRIFLHERTGSIALKSLSADGRKVVNSDQVFCTMDHIVDTFVGRNDNTLMPSGKDFIVATREACAEANIKLFDVNDPQQGIVHVISPELGIVQPGCTLVCPDSHTCSQGALGALAWGIGSSEAEHALATKTLRVTKPKTMKVEFVGELADVVSAKDMILHLIGQYGAAGGAGYVIEFCGPAIDNLEIEARLTLCNMAVEFSAFSGLIAPDAKAIAYLHNRPYAPKGEQWERAVEYWKTLYSDSQATFDKVITIDCADIGPTITWGTSPEHTCSVNGVVPEIRLNDNGLPDQSYIRAMDYMQVSPNMRLSDLAIDAAFIGSCTNSRISDLRIAAKILNGRKVASGVKAICVPGSTLVKKQAEQEGIDKILIEAGFEWRESGCSMCFYAGGENFGYQKRVVTSTNRNFESRQGPETRSHLASPATVAASAIAGHLADPRDYL, from the coding sequence ATGGCTAACACATTATTTGAAAAAATTTGGCAACAGCATGTGGTCAAAAATCTAGAAGGTGATACATCGCTGTTGTATATAGATAGAATTTTTTTACACGAACGCACCGGCTCCATTGCCCTTAAAAGCTTAAGTGCAGACGGCCGCAAAGTTGTTAATTCTGATCAAGTATTCTGCACTATGGATCATATAGTAGACACATTTGTAGGACGTAACGACAATACCTTAATGCCCAGCGGCAAAGATTTTATTGTTGCCACACGAGAAGCGTGTGCTGAGGCAAATATTAAATTATTTGATGTCAACGATCCACAACAAGGCATTGTGCATGTTATTTCGCCAGAGTTAGGCATTGTTCAACCTGGCTGTACCTTGGTTTGTCCCGACAGTCATACCTGTTCACAAGGTGCTTTAGGTGCCCTTGCATGGGGCATAGGCTCAAGTGAAGCCGAACACGCCTTAGCGACCAAAACCTTACGTGTTACTAAACCAAAAACCATGAAAGTCGAGTTTGTGGGAGAGTTAGCGGATGTCGTATCAGCTAAAGACATGATCCTACATTTAATTGGACAATATGGCGCTGCCGGTGGCGCAGGTTACGTGATTGAGTTTTGTGGTCCAGCCATTGATAATTTAGAGATAGAGGCAAGATTAACGCTGTGTAATATGGCGGTGGAGTTTTCCGCATTTTCGGGATTAATTGCGCCCGATGCAAAAGCCATAGCATATTTACACAATAGACCCTATGCACCTAAAGGTGAACAATGGGAGCGTGCAGTAGAGTATTGGAAAACACTATATTCCGACAGCCAAGCCACATTCGACAAAGTCATCACCATTGACTGTGCCGATATAGGCCCAACTATTACGTGGGGAACAAGCCCCGAGCATACCTGCTCTGTTAACGGTGTAGTGCCCGAAATTAGGCTAAACGATAATGGCTTACCAGACCAATCCTATATTCGTGCCATGGACTATATGCAGGTGAGTCCTAATATGCGACTAAGTGATTTAGCCATTGACGCTGCCTTTATTGGTTCGTGCACAAACAGCCGTATTAGTGATTTAAGAATAGCGGCAAAAATATTAAATGGGCGCAAAGTGGCATCAGGCGTTAAGGCCATTTGTGTACCAGGTTCAACCTTAGTGAAAAAGCAAGCTGAGCAAGAGGGCATTGATAAAATATTGATTGAAGCGGGTTTTGAATGGCGCGAGTCCGGTTGTTCTATGTGTTTTTACGCCGGTGGTGAAAACTTTGGTTATCAAAAAAGAGTGGTAACGAGCACTAATCGCAATTTTGAAAGCCGTCAAGGGCCTGAAACGCGATCACATTTAGCCAGCCCTGCAACGGTTGCCGCGTCTGCAATTGCCGGGCATTTAGCCGACCCAAGAGATTACCTATAA
- a CDS encoding DUF3108 domain-containing protein — MQNSDIQAPFAIVGKIHYTSLKEGREQQERGREAFRIDIQSNGSRTISAHGEIDDAPAITRDVFSGLNADLTPQDCFVRISVGHEFKGSAWFTFDDDSCECEALTSIEGRLSQKIKLAKKAPAFGNHAMVNDGLLMSQYDLSKGPGTQVIKGLPLSSPDHRGATGPMLFVVDVAIEYVGKETLSVTAGTFEALHFKIVDVPGLPLEHPEYHIWCTADGHYILLKATVGGYMQTHYELTELSFVPVGRSAS; from the coding sequence ATGCAAAATTCAGATATACAAGCACCTTTTGCCATTGTGGGTAAAATTCATTACACCAGCTTAAAAGAGGGCCGTGAGCAACAAGAGCGAGGCCGTGAAGCATTCCGTATTGATATTCAAAGCAATGGGTCACGCACAATATCTGCCCATGGCGAAATTGATGATGCGCCGGCCATAACCCGTGATGTTTTTTCAGGTTTGAATGCAGACCTAACGCCTCAAGACTGTTTTGTTAGAATTTCAGTGGGTCATGAGTTTAAAGGCTCGGCATGGTTTACCTTTGACGATGATAGTTGCGAGTGTGAGGCCTTAACCTCGATAGAAGGCCGTTTAAGCCAAAAGATAAAACTAGCCAAAAAAGCACCTGCTTTTGGTAATCACGCCATGGTCAACGACGGCTTACTAATGAGTCAATACGATCTATCCAAAGGGCCCGGCACGCAAGTGATTAAAGGCTTACCCCTTTCGTCACCCGATCATAGAGGCGCCACGGGCCCAATGCTGTTTGTAGTAGATGTGGCTATTGAATATGTTGGCAAAGAAACGCTCAGCGTTACCGCTGGTACCTTTGAGGCCTTACATTTCAAAATAGTGGATGTACCAGGCTTACCCCTAGAACACCCTGAATATCATATTTGGTGTACCGCAGACGGACACTATATTTTACTTAAAGCGACGGTGGGCGGTTACATGCAAACCCATTATGAACTTACTGAGTTGTCGTTTGTACCCGTGGGAAGAAGCGCATCATGA
- a CDS encoding VOC family protein has product MPISLSRATFFCKDITASLKLYQDRLGLITVDDKTIAGPGAGALLGLGSCKLRFVLLAAEPNGQPLVALIAISETDIPTMPKPPTGIALGQSATVFQTTHFDRLRSQLENDGVTFLCPPVEYPKPTASPGSPAGLYKEMIFFDPDNNLISVLQIIAN; this is encoded by the coding sequence ATGCCCATTAGTCTTTCCCGCGCGACTTTTTTTTGTAAGGATATAACGGCTTCATTAAAGCTGTATCAAGACCGGCTTGGTTTGATAACCGTCGATGATAAAACAATTGCAGGCCCAGGTGCAGGCGCCCTACTGGGGCTTGGTAGCTGTAAACTGCGATTTGTTTTGTTAGCTGCTGAGCCTAATGGTCAACCGCTTGTTGCATTAATAGCTATTAGTGAGACTGACATTCCAACCATGCCAAAGCCGCCCACCGGCATTGCGCTAGGACAATCTGCGACTGTTTTTCAAACCACTCATTTTGACCGACTGCGCAGCCAGTTAGAAAACGACGGCGTAACGTTCTTATGCCCACCAGTTGAGTATCCAAAGCCTACTGCCTCACCCGGCTCACCAGCAGGACTTTATAAAGAAATGATTTTTTTCGATCCTGACAACAACCTTATTAGTGTGCTGCAAATTATTGCAAATTAA
- a CDS encoding VOC family protein, whose product MLKTIVVVTILSSNAEHSESVYTQHLAYKTVEKGIVSEVLAASWGAKNAAGAPYVVMQPESGKPVFIRFIEQPNAANYMPMRQLGWSATEILVENPDELAEKLRNTEFNIIGEPAFLTEKKNVKAFQALGPDKELLYFTRILDPAKSNFDLGMATSYVDNVFIMVAGTRDLAATSAFYQEQLGNKVAGPYPYQIDVLSQAYNAPVATTYNISLAQMPSQFLLELDQYPLEAAAINKPHQGLPAGVALVSFEYDNLATANYAFINPPSAKTEAPYYGRITATIEGPNGELIELINTQHQGKIQ is encoded by the coding sequence ATGCTTAAAACTATTGTGGTGGTGACAATTTTATCTTCCAATGCTGAACATTCTGAATCAGTGTACACGCAGCATCTAGCGTATAAAACGGTAGAGAAAGGTATTGTTTCAGAAGTCCTCGCCGCCAGTTGGGGGGCAAAAAATGCTGCAGGCGCTCCCTATGTCGTTATGCAGCCCGAAAGTGGAAAGCCTGTATTTATAAGGTTCATTGAACAGCCTAACGCAGCTAATTATATGCCAATGCGGCAATTAGGCTGGAGCGCGACTGAAATATTAGTCGAGAACCCTGATGAGTTGGCTGAAAAACTACGAAATACTGAATTCAATATTATTGGCGAACCCGCGTTTCTCACTGAAAAGAAAAATGTTAAAGCGTTTCAGGCGCTTGGTCCTGATAAAGAACTACTTTACTTTACTCGCATACTCGACCCCGCTAAATCGAACTTTGACCTTGGCATGGCCACAAGCTATGTAGATAACGTTTTTATAATGGTTGCTGGCACCCGAGATTTAGCGGCAACTTCAGCGTTCTATCAAGAACAGCTGGGGAATAAAGTGGCAGGCCCCTACCCTTATCAAATTGACGTATTGTCACAGGCCTACAATGCGCCTGTTGCGACTACTTATAATATTTCATTAGCTCAAATGCCTTCACAGTTCTTACTAGAACTTGATCAATATCCATTAGAAGCGGCCGCTATCAACAAGCCCCACCAAGGATTACCCGCAGGTGTGGCTTTAGTGAGCTTTGAATATGACAATTTAGCGACAGCAAATTACGCGTTTATTAACCCACCGAGCGCAAAAACCGAAGCCCCTTATTATGGTCGCATCACCGCCACCATTGAAGGACCCAACGGCGAATTAATTGAACTGATAAACACCCAACATCAAGGAAAAATACAATGA
- a CDS encoding GntR family transcriptional regulator has translation MSLDSQFSFLTDTTLSDSSPTPLYYQLYKLLKQNILNGTLDDGMQLPTELQLSKKFDISRITAKRALDELSAEGLVARKRAKGTHVTHKYEPKPIKAPLIGMLQELEFLGQHSHAKLLDTAFTLPPKEIAAEFKLKDTETLLQMKRVRSRGKDKEIFAYYSSWSKGLDNHIDKDMLESTTRLQIFEMNGIDIKHVKQMLSAEAASVEIAKALDVEPGFPLLTLIRRSFDNNGNLVDYLHARYHPERFQYYMDLTP, from the coding sequence ATGTCCCTAGACTCTCAATTTTCTTTTCTGACCGATACTACGCTTAGCGACTCGTCACCTACGCCGCTGTACTATCAACTTTACAAGTTACTGAAACAGAATATTTTAAACGGTACGCTTGACGATGGTATGCAGTTGCCAACTGAGCTTCAGCTTTCAAAAAAGTTTGATATTTCTAGGATCACGGCTAAACGCGCTTTAGACGAGCTTTCTGCCGAAGGATTAGTCGCGCGTAAACGCGCTAAAGGCACTCACGTTACGCATAAATATGAACCTAAACCCATTAAAGCACCACTTATTGGCATGCTCCAAGAGCTTGAATTTCTTGGTCAGCACTCACATGCTAAGCTTTTAGACACCGCTTTTACCCTTCCTCCTAAAGAAATTGCGGCAGAATTTAAGTTGAAGGACACAGAAACGCTATTGCAAATGAAAAGAGTAAGAAGCAGAGGCAAAGACAAAGAAATATTCGCTTATTATTCAAGTTGGAGTAAAGGCTTAGATAACCATATTGATAAAGATATGTTGGAAAGCACAACAAGACTACAAATTTTTGAAATGAACGGTATAGATATAAAACACGTGAAGCAAATGCTAAGCGCAGAAGCCGCAAGTGTTGAGATTGCAAAAGCGCTAGACGTTGAGCCGGGTTTCCCGCTATTGACTTTAATTAGGCGATCTTTTGATAACAATGGAAATTTAGTCGATTATTTACATGCTCGATATCATCCCGAACGTTTCCAATATTATATGGATTTAACACCCTAA
- a CDS encoding FAD-binding oxidoreductase — MPAHAQNKISIVYDALKDVLGASNLLIDEHSRSLFAQDVFTKDKMALAVARPTSKDELSAVLKVAQEYALTVVPRGGGMSYTSGYVPAKDDTLIIDMGLMNKILEVNKQDMYVTVECGCTWKKLHEALKGSGVRTPFWGTLSGSFATVGGGLSQNSVFWGTGQHGTAADSVVGLEVVLADGSVLKTGAGAQINSSPFFRHYGPDLTGLFTCDAGALGFKAHATLRLIPEMPAKGYLAFDFKTADDAIDAMSEISRKGLAAECFGFDPYLQAQRMKRESLSKDIKALAGVMKSSGSVLGALKDGAKVALAGRGYMKNVVYSVQIIVEDRIPAGVDARLAEIRQIGSNFNGREIENSIPKITRANPFGPVNNMLGPEGERWVPIHGLFPHSKTKQAFVAIGQVFEKHKDLIDKYSIGTGHLFAVVSTNCFIIEPVFFWPDAITEIHKEYVESDHIAKFKRFDENLDARNAVQLLRSEIGKVCKDIGGVHMQIGKSYQYKEGIEPNSYQLVQALKKVLDPQGRVNPNALGLE; from the coding sequence ATGCCTGCTCACGCTCAAAATAAAATAAGTATCGTTTACGACGCTCTTAAAGACGTACTAGGTGCATCGAATTTACTGATTGACGAACACTCGCGTAGCTTATTTGCACAAGATGTTTTTACCAAAGATAAAATGGCCTTGGCGGTAGCAAGGCCCACGAGTAAAGACGAGTTGTCAGCAGTACTAAAAGTGGCTCAAGAATATGCATTAACCGTTGTGCCAAGGGGCGGCGGTATGTCTTACACCAGTGGTTACGTTCCGGCTAAAGACGATACCTTGATTATAGACATGGGCTTGATGAATAAAATCTTAGAAGTCAATAAACAAGACATGTATGTCACCGTAGAATGTGGATGTACTTGGAAAAAGTTACATGAAGCATTAAAAGGTAGTGGAGTACGCACACCATTTTGGGGCACGTTGTCAGGATCCTTTGCAACGGTTGGCGGCGGACTGTCTCAAAATTCGGTGTTTTGGGGAACTGGACAGCACGGCACTGCAGCCGATTCAGTTGTGGGCTTAGAAGTTGTGCTGGCCGACGGTAGTGTTCTGAAAACGGGTGCGGGCGCGCAAATTAATAGCAGTCCATTTTTTAGACACTATGGGCCTGACCTTACCGGTTTATTCACGTGCGATGCCGGTGCGTTAGGCTTTAAGGCTCATGCTACTTTAAGATTAATTCCCGAAATGCCAGCGAAAGGCTATTTAGCCTTCGATTTTAAAACCGCAGATGACGCAATTGACGCAATGAGTGAAATATCGCGCAAGGGCTTAGCAGCGGAGTGTTTCGGATTTGATCCCTATTTACAAGCGCAGCGCATGAAGCGAGAAAGTTTGAGCAAAGATATAAAAGCCTTAGCGGGCGTTATGAAATCATCAGGATCGGTTTTAGGTGCACTTAAAGACGGCGCTAAAGTTGCTCTAGCGGGCCGCGGTTATATGAAAAACGTGGTCTATTCAGTACAGATTATTGTTGAAGACAGGATACCTGCAGGTGTTGATGCCCGATTAGCCGAAATACGCCAAATAGGCAGCAATTTCAACGGTCGTGAAATAGAAAATAGCATTCCTAAAATTACGCGCGCCAATCCGTTTGGGCCGGTGAATAATATGCTTGGTCCTGAGGGTGAAAGGTGGGTTCCCATTCATGGCTTATTTCCTCACTCAAAAACAAAGCAAGCCTTTGTCGCCATAGGTCAAGTTTTTGAAAAGCATAAAGATTTGATTGACAAGTACAGTATAGGAACAGGGCATTTATTCGCAGTGGTTTCAACCAACTGTTTTATAATAGAGCCCGTGTTCTTTTGGCCCGATGCTATTACCGAAATTCATAAGGAGTATGTTGAGTCAGATCATATCGCTAAATTCAAGCGCTTTGATGAAAACTTAGATGCGCGCAACGCGGTGCAACTATTACGCTCGGAAATTGGCAAAGTATGTAAAGACATAGGTGGTGTGCACATGCAAATAGGCAAGTCTTATCAATATAAAGAAGGCATAGAGCCTAATTCGTATCAGCTAGTGCAGGCGCTTAAAAAAGTACTCGACCCACAAGGCCGTGTTAATCCGAATGCCTTAGGTTTGGAATAA
- the leuD gene encoding 3-isopropylmalate dehydratase small subunit, producing MDKFTQHIGVAAALLQANIDTDVIIPSREMKRVSKQGLGDGLFANRRYTLPGSREINPSFVLNKPEYANTSILLSGANFGCGSSREHAVWALKEYGIRAIIAEGFGSIFYNNCIRNGLLPLVLTEKEIAALADFVSSDPQSNRINIDLENQKVTASPGKIFNFSIKPEQKEMLIHGLDAIALTLKLSAEISAFQQQYIKTYTWLN from the coding sequence ATGGATAAATTTACCCAACATATAGGCGTAGCAGCCGCATTATTACAAGCTAATATCGATACTGATGTAATTATTCCTTCGCGCGAAATGAAACGTGTTTCCAAGCAGGGACTGGGTGATGGTTTATTTGCTAATCGGCGCTATACATTGCCGGGAAGTCGAGAAATAAACCCTAGCTTCGTGCTCAATAAGCCTGAATATGCTAACACCAGCATTTTACTATCAGGCGCTAATTTTGGCTGTGGCTCGTCTAGAGAGCATGCGGTATGGGCGCTTAAAGAATACGGTATAAGAGCGATTATTGCTGAAGGATTTGGTTCAATATTCTATAATAATTGCATACGCAACGGGCTGCTACCCTTAGTGCTGACAGAAAAAGAAATTGCAGCTTTAGCAGACTTTGTTTCGTCCGATCCACAGTCTAATCGTATTAACATCGATTTAGAAAATCAAAAAGTAACAGCAAGCCCTGGTAAAATTTTTAATTTTTCAATTAAACCCGAACAAAAAGAAATGCTGATACACGGGCTTGATGCAATCGCGTTGACGTTGAAATTGAGCGCCGAAATAAGTGCATTTCAACAGCAGTATATTAAAACTTATACTTGGTTGAATTAA
- a CDS encoding CaiB/BaiF CoA transferase family protein: MSTIKQLPLAGLKVIEFTHMVMGPAAGLILADLGADVIKIEPLTGDNTRRLKGSGAGYFSMYNRNKKSLRLDIKSDKGLELALSLIEGADVVLENFRPGAMDKLGLGYKDLSALNQKLIYCSLKGFLSGPYAHRTALDEVTQMMGGLAYMTGLPGKPMRAGSSVIDITGGMFGAIGVLAALEERHRTGRGKMVTSSLYETTAFMVGQHMAQQMVTGEAPPPMSVRRSAWAIYDIFDCANNEQVFLGVVSDTQWRVFCEAFGFTEFAADKSLDANNGRVAQRDKILPEIIRLFSTMEKSELMAKLEKSGLPFAPINKPSDLFDDPHLNAGGLVNVTLPCGTKTKLPGLPLEMDNERFTLREDIPSDHGNSIATLQKAGFDQAQIDKLIELGVVRD; encoded by the coding sequence ATGAGCACAATAAAACAGTTGCCTTTAGCTGGCCTTAAAGTTATCGAATTTACCCATATGGTTATGGGGCCTGCTGCGGGTTTAATATTGGCTGACTTAGGCGCTGATGTTATTAAAATTGAGCCCTTAACTGGCGACAACACAAGACGCTTAAAAGGCTCAGGTGCTGGTTATTTCTCAATGTATAACCGCAATAAAAAAAGTCTGCGTTTAGATATAAAGTCTGATAAAGGCCTAGAGCTTGCGCTGTCTCTTATTGAAGGCGCGGATGTTGTGTTAGAAAATTTTCGTCCTGGAGCCATGGACAAATTAGGCTTAGGCTACAAAGACTTGTCTGCATTAAACCAAAAATTGATTTATTGTTCATTAAAAGGCTTTTTAAGCGGCCCGTATGCACATCGCACAGCGTTAGATGAAGTGACCCAAATGATGGGTGGTTTAGCTTATATGACCGGATTACCCGGCAAACCCATGCGCGCGGGCTCATCTGTTATTGATATAACCGGCGGTATGTTTGGCGCTATTGGCGTATTGGCGGCACTTGAAGAACGCCACAGAACCGGACGAGGCAAAATGGTAACCAGTTCGTTATACGAAACCACCGCCTTTATGGTAGGTCAACACATGGCCCAGCAAATGGTAACGGGTGAGGCTCCCCCGCCCATGTCTGTGCGCCGTTCTGCATGGGCAATATATGACATTTTTGATTGTGCAAATAACGAACAAGTGTTTTTGGGTGTAGTAAGTGATACCCAGTGGCGGGTGTTTTGTGAGGCCTTTGGATTTACCGAATTTGCCGCTGATAAATCTTTAGATGCTAACAATGGAAGAGTTGCCCAGCGAGATAAAATATTGCCTGAAATTATTCGCTTATTCTCCACTATGGAAAAGTCCGAACTTATGGCTAAACTGGAAAAGTCAGGCTTACCGTTTGCGCCTATAAATAAGCCGTCAGACTTGTTTGACGATCCACACCTAAACGCTGGCGGCTTAGTTAACGTTACATTACCGTGCGGTACCAAAACCAAACTGCCTGGATTACCCTTGGAAATGGATAATGAACGCTTTACTCTGCGAGAAGATATTCCAAGTGACCACGGTAATTCAATTGCTACATTGCAAAAAGCAGGTTTTGATCAAGCGCAAATAGATAAACTGATTGAGCTAGGTGTAGTGAGAGACTAA
- a CDS encoding FAD-binding oxidoreductase, with translation MTLSNETTPEDLAALKQSAKGATFLTDQASRELHSTDLFRKGKLCTAVAVPNNEAQVSAIVACATSLGFHVIPRGAGLTYVEGYTPTVEKSLVIDLSQLNNILEINPQDMYIRVQAGVTWKQIYVALQPLGLRLPFLGTFSGARATVGGGLSNGALFFGSARYGTAAEIVLNIDAVKANGDILRTGQRSVINATSPAYRTFGPDLTGILVHDSGSFAIKTAMTLKLIKAPQHYGYASFGFKDVENAIAALSEIGRCELVEEAYVMDPQKTKESLSASNFTADVSTFFRVIKQERNPFKGIKAGINLAISGKRFVGDGIHSLHVVCSAHCAAALEHDLQRCREIANGLQGVDLPDSIPRAARANLFPPLDSIVGPQGERWVALNAKVAHSQAIALYNRAESILDKYKPDFARCGVDASRLLIILSNFSFSYEPVFSWKDTWLPMHHTSPAIKKNKIPEPKENLAARQLVEKVRAELINLFNDMGAASNQIGKTYPYISALHPESVTLLKDIKKSLDPNNLINPGVLGL, from the coding sequence ATGACGCTGAGTAACGAAACTACACCTGAAGATTTGGCAGCATTAAAACAAAGTGCGAAAGGCGCCACGTTTTTAACAGACCAAGCTTCTAGAGAATTGCACTCTACTGACTTATTTCGTAAAGGAAAATTATGCACTGCAGTTGCAGTGCCAAACAATGAAGCGCAAGTGAGCGCAATTGTGGCATGCGCAACCTCGCTTGGATTTCATGTTATTCCTAGGGGAGCTGGGTTGACCTATGTAGAAGGTTACACACCCACAGTCGAAAAATCGCTGGTGATTGATCTAAGCCAGCTAAATAACATTTTAGAAATTAACCCACAAGACATGTATATACGCGTTCAAGCAGGCGTAACATGGAAACAAATTTATGTAGCTTTACAACCACTTGGACTTAGACTGCCCTTTTTAGGCACTTTTTCGGGTGCGCGTGCAACCGTGGGTGGCGGGCTTTCAAACGGCGCGCTGTTTTTTGGCAGTGCTCGCTATGGCACCGCCGCAGAAATTGTGCTCAACATAGACGCGGTAAAAGCTAATGGTGACATATTGCGCACCGGTCAGCGTTCTGTAATTAATGCTACATCACCGGCCTATCGTACTTTTGGGCCTGATTTAACGGGTATTTTAGTGCATGATTCTGGCAGTTTTGCCATTAAAACTGCCATGACCTTAAAACTTATAAAAGCTCCACAGCATTATGGCTACGCCTCTTTTGGTTTTAAAGATGTTGAAAACGCGATTGCCGCACTTTCAGAAATTGGCCGCTGTGAATTGGTTGAAGAAGCCTATGTTATGGACCCACAAAAAACCAAGGAATCGTTGTCTGCAAGTAACTTCACTGCCGATGTCAGCACTTTTTTCAGGGTCATCAAGCAAGAGCGCAATCCCTTTAAAGGGATAAAAGCAGGCATTAATTTAGCCATTAGCGGCAAACGCTTTGTCGGTGATGGCATTCACTCGCTACATGTAGTCTGTTCAGCACATTGTGCGGCCGCGCTAGAGCATGACTTACAGCGCTGTAGAGAAATCGCCAACGGCTTGCAAGGTGTCGATTTACCCGATTCAATACCCCGCGCCGCTAGAGCTAATTTGTTTCCACCGCTAGATTCAATTGTAGGGCCGCAAGGTGAACGCTGGGTTGCACTAAATGCCAAGGTTGCGCATTCTCAAGCCATTGCCCTGTATAACCGCGCTGAGTCAATACTCGATAAATACAAGCCAGACTTTGCACGCTGTGGTGTAGATGCATCAAGATTGCTGATAATTTTATCCAATTTTAGTTTCAGCTATGAGCCGGTGTTTAGTTGGAAAGATACCTGGCTTCCCATGCATCACACCTCACCCGCGATTAAAAAAAACAAAATACCCGAACCAAAGGAAAATTTAGCAGCGCGCCAATTAGTTGAAAAAGTGCGCGCAGAGCTGATTAATTTATTTAATGATATGGGCGCTGCGTCTAATCAAATAGGTAAAACCTATCCTTATATTAGCGCCCTTCATCCGGAATCAGTCACGTTGCTCAAAGATATCAAAAAATCATTAGATCCCAACAATTTGATTAACCCTGGCGTACTGGGTTTATAA